The following are from one region of the Rhizobium sullae genome:
- a CDS encoding xanthine dehydrogenase family protein molybdopterin-binding subunit yields the protein MTQERTADRPRVDAYEKVSGRAIYAADQPIPGLLHAMMVPATIVTGRIEAIDLTAAMTVQGVVRVFTHEDFSQIKTTLAARGAYGQPGKGHQPMTSPVVRHRGEPVALVVAETLEAAVEGAEAIKVRYAEDAFSARMEDDLASPEPEPDRQLSSGDAEAAFAAADHHIDVEYLHPQQHHNPIELISTTAAFEDGELRIYEGTQAASAFAGGLAGMMGMEPTRLRGVSPYTGGGFGQKNGIQEQSVLVASAAAMLRRPVKLVMPRSQLFHTASYRPRSLHRVRLGADGQGRLLAGLYETVQQNSRYDGFACDHGANPPRMYGYGAWRGSDRIVRVDTQTPGHQRAPHEHPSSFATECAMDELAEAVGMDPVELRLANDAESDPITGKPFSSRYLADCLRRGAELFDWNRRMREPGALVSDNGDLIGLGVACGSYKASMTASVTTLRLFASGRCEIATSGHEMGQGIRGVIAAELMDVLGIDPENLDIRIGDTGHAPQHITAGSWGTGSTAPAARGAALRLREELSRLIGNPLSQEPVHVQLARTRRPFLEVAVDTIPLGKDGQVIEQLRRGIPSTTGPEYPDFMAFSWIAHFAEVHVETSTGRARVRRVVSVADCGRVMNRRTAESQVRGGVIWGVGAALREVGETDPRFGGVLNNDLAEYVVPVNADIGAIEVDFIDQPDFKLNISGVKGLGEVAMVGATAAVVNAVYNATGRRIRHLPIRIEDLL from the coding sequence ATGACGCAGGAAAGAACCGCAGACCGTCCCCGGGTCGACGCCTACGAAAAAGTGTCGGGTCGGGCAATCTACGCGGCAGATCAGCCGATTCCCGGTCTGCTACATGCGATGATGGTACCAGCGACGATCGTCACGGGGCGTATCGAGGCAATCGACCTGACTGCCGCGATGACTGTGCAAGGCGTCGTTCGCGTCTTCACGCATGAAGATTTCTCGCAGATCAAGACCACGCTTGCCGCTCGCGGTGCCTATGGTCAGCCCGGCAAGGGCCATCAGCCGATGACGAGCCCGGTCGTGCGCCACCGAGGCGAACCGGTCGCCCTGGTGGTCGCCGAAACGTTGGAGGCCGCCGTCGAAGGCGCGGAAGCCATCAAGGTTCGCTACGCCGAGGACGCGTTCAGCGCCCGCATGGAGGATGACCTTGCCAGTCCGGAACCGGAGCCCGATCGCCAGTTGTCCTCCGGTGATGCGGAGGCAGCCTTTGCTGCTGCAGATCATCATATTGACGTCGAGTATCTACATCCCCAGCAGCATCACAATCCGATAGAGCTGATCTCCACGACGGCCGCATTCGAGGATGGTGAACTCAGAATCTATGAGGGCACTCAGGCGGCTTCGGCTTTTGCCGGCGGTCTTGCGGGCATGATGGGGATGGAGCCGACACGGCTGCGCGGCGTGAGCCCCTATACAGGCGGTGGCTTCGGCCAGAAGAACGGCATCCAGGAGCAGAGCGTGCTTGTCGCAAGCGCCGCGGCGATGCTGCGCCGTCCCGTCAAGCTCGTGATGCCCCGCAGCCAATTGTTCCATACGGCATCCTATCGCCCAAGAAGTCTTCACCGGGTCCGGCTTGGCGCAGATGGACAAGGCCGTCTGCTGGCCGGGCTCTATGAAACGGTCCAGCAGAACAGCCGGTATGATGGATTTGCTTGTGACCACGGGGCCAATCCTCCGCGCATGTATGGCTATGGCGCCTGGCGGGGAAGTGATCGTATCGTCCGGGTTGATACCCAGACCCCCGGCCATCAGCGTGCTCCGCACGAGCATCCCTCGAGCTTTGCCACCGAATGCGCGATGGATGAGCTTGCCGAGGCTGTCGGAATGGACCCCGTTGAACTCCGCCTTGCCAACGATGCTGAAAGTGATCCGATCACGGGCAAGCCCTTCTCATCCCGTTATCTCGCGGACTGTTTGAGACGTGGGGCGGAATTGTTCGACTGGAACCGGCGGATGCGTGAACCGGGCGCTTTGGTTTCGGACAATGGCGACCTCATCGGCCTGGGCGTTGCATGTGGGAGTTACAAGGCATCGATGACGGCCTCTGTGACAACGCTTCGTCTCTTCGCGAGCGGCAGATGCGAGATCGCAACCTCCGGCCACGAAATGGGACAAGGCATCCGCGGCGTCATAGCAGCAGAGCTCATGGATGTTCTCGGCATCGATCCAGAGAACCTCGACATCCGCATCGGCGACACCGGACATGCGCCCCAGCATATAACCGCCGGCTCGTGGGGAACAGGGAGCACTGCGCCAGCTGCGCGAGGCGCTGCTTTGCGACTGCGCGAAGAGCTAAGTCGGCTGATCGGCAACCCATTGTCGCAAGAACCGGTGCATGTCCAGCTCGCCCGAACCCGCCGCCCATTTCTGGAGGTCGCGGTCGATACGATCCCGCTGGGCAAGGACGGACAAGTGATCGAGCAGTTGCGCAGAGGCATTCCGTCCACAACCGGGCCGGAATATCCCGACTTCATGGCGTTCAGCTGGATAGCCCATTTTGCGGAAGTTCACGTGGAGACGTCGACCGGGCGTGCGCGCGTCAGACGCGTCGTCAGTGTTGCCGACTGTGGACGGGTCATGAACCGTCGCACGGCGGAAAGCCAGGTCAGGGGTGGTGTGATATGGGGCGTTGGCGCGGCACTTCGCGAGGTCGGTGAAACGGACCCTCGCTTCGGCGGCGTGCTCAACAACGACCTTGCCGAATACGTCGTGCCGGTCAATGCCGACATCGGTGCGATTGAGGTCGATTTCATCGACCAGCCAGATTTCAAGCTCAATATTTCTGGTGTCAAAGGTCTCGGCGAGGTGGCGATGGTCGGTGCAACAGCGGCTGTGGTCAATGCTGTCTATAACGCGACGGGCAGACGGATACGACATCTGCCAATCCGCATCGAAGATCTGCTGTAG
- a CDS encoding FAD binding domain-containing protein, with amino-acid sequence MRSLSYVRPSNIGEAIEAFAVAGEGARYIAGGTTLYDLMKLGVERPAHLIDIASLEGSDRIDTSGEVLFFGAGALMADVAENEVVRRDYPVLAESLSKAASQQLRNMATVGGNLLQRTRCPYFRNGAIGAYPCNKRAPGSGCAAIGGLDRGQAVLGISDACTAVSPGDWPVALTAMDAWIELHGPDGARSIPIAEFYLLPGETPHREFSIVAGEIVTGISVPKTEAGRRSTYLKVRDRESYAFALASAAVALAMEGDRVRQAHIAIGGVATRPWRSHEAEAVLSGRAIDRQSALAAGRAAFANAQAGAHNAFKIEVGARTLADAIMTAGGKTQ; translated from the coding sequence ATGAGGTCATTATCATATGTCCGCCCCAGCAACATCGGGGAAGCAATCGAAGCATTCGCTGTGGCTGGTGAAGGAGCCCGTTATATCGCCGGTGGCACGACCCTATACGACCTGATGAAGCTTGGCGTCGAACGCCCCGCTCACCTGATCGACATCGCCTCCCTCGAAGGATCTGACCGTATCGATACAAGCGGTGAGGTCCTGTTCTTCGGCGCCGGAGCGCTTATGGCGGATGTCGCCGAAAATGAGGTTGTGCGTCGTGACTATCCGGTTTTGGCAGAGAGCCTTTCGAAAGCCGCTTCTCAACAGCTTCGCAACATGGCGACCGTCGGCGGCAATCTGCTGCAGCGAACACGGTGTCCATATTTCCGGAACGGGGCAATCGGCGCCTATCCCTGTAACAAGCGGGCGCCGGGTTCGGGATGCGCGGCGATCGGTGGGCTTGATCGCGGTCAGGCCGTGCTCGGCATCAGTGATGCTTGCACGGCCGTATCACCCGGTGACTGGCCGGTTGCGCTGACGGCGATGGACGCATGGATCGAGCTTCATGGGCCGGACGGAGCACGTTCGATCCCCATCGCGGAGTTCTACCTGTTGCCTGGCGAAACGCCCCATAGGGAGTTCTCGATTGTGGCCGGCGAGATCGTGACCGGGATCTCTGTTCCGAAAACAGAGGCCGGCCGGCGCTCGACCTACCTCAAAGTGCGCGACCGCGAATCCTATGCCTTTGCCCTGGCCTCGGCCGCGGTTGCACTTGCGATGGAAGGCGATCGGGTACGACAGGCGCATATCGCTATAGGCGGCGTCGCCACCCGGCCGTGGCGATCCCATGAGGCAGAGGCCGTTTTGAGCGGACGCGCGATCGACAGGCAGAGTGCATTGGCTGCCGGCAGGGCCGCGTTCGCCAATGCGCAAGCCGGCGCACACAACGCTTTCAAGATCGAAGTCGGCGCCCGCACCCTTGCCGACGCCATCATGACCGCCGGAGGAAAAACGCAATGA
- a CDS encoding (2Fe-2S)-binding protein, producing MSDPQETQFLNLTRRQVLEAGTVVSISGAISTATAQEQIQGAPSALSENGITAQIACRINAQPVALEIDARASLLDMLRERLGLVGAKKGCDHGQCGACTVHVDGRRVASCLTLAAKVDGRDVTTIEGIAGADGLHPMQQAFIDHDALQCGYCTPGQIMAAIACVKEGHASTPEDIREYMSGNICRCGAYVGIVAAIEQAAPQIERG from the coding sequence ATGTCGGACCCGCAAGAAACGCAATTCTTAAACCTCACTCGGCGGCAAGTACTGGAAGCCGGAACGGTCGTCTCGATCTCCGGAGCAATATCGACTGCGACGGCGCAGGAGCAAATACAAGGGGCGCCTTCTGCTCTTTCAGAGAATGGGATCACGGCTCAAATAGCTTGCCGGATCAACGCGCAGCCAGTCGCACTTGAGATCGATGCGCGCGCATCCTTGCTGGACATGTTGCGCGAGCGATTGGGTCTGGTCGGTGCGAAGAAGGGGTGCGACCACGGTCAATGCGGAGCCTGCACAGTCCACGTGGATGGGCGCAGGGTCGCTTCCTGTCTTACCCTCGCCGCAAAAGTCGATGGCCGCGACGTCACGACGATCGAAGGTATCGCAGGTGCTGACGGTCTACACCCCATGCAACAAGCTTTCATCGACCACGACGCATTGCAATGTGGCTACTGTACGCCCGGTCAGATCATGGCGGCCATCGCCTGCGTGAAGGAAGGCCATGCGTCTACGCCTGAAGACATCAGGGAATACATGAGCGGTAATATCTGTCGATGCGGAGCCTACGTCGGCATTGTCGCTGCGATCGAGCAGGCAGCTCCCCAGATTGAGCGAGGCTGA
- a CDS encoding class I SAM-dependent methyltransferase, translating into MIELGPGTGVFTEALLDRGVPESDLILVEYGADFARQLAMRFPAARTLQMDASQLRKIELQTSAPIGAVLSGLPLLSMPTRKVIAILEGAFLHLRHDGAFYQFTYGPRCPIPRPLLDRLGLKATFVGGTLANVPPAAVYRVSRRRPRAPLGRTYDVPLSLSPHTFLSSDLDRSAASAETRNVASFASHSIAKES; encoded by the coding sequence GTGATTGAACTTGGTCCCGGAACGGGGGTTTTCACCGAAGCTCTGCTTGATCGGGGTGTTCCCGAATCGGATCTCATTCTTGTCGAATACGGCGCGGATTTCGCCCGCCAACTCGCGATGCGCTTCCCGGCAGCGAGAACCCTTCAGATGGACGCCTCGCAACTCCGCAAGATCGAACTTCAGACCTCGGCCCCGATTGGCGCCGTCCTGAGCGGTCTGCCTCTTCTATCGATGCCAACTCGGAAAGTGATCGCCATTCTCGAAGGTGCCTTTTTGCATCTTCGTCATGACGGAGCATTTTATCAGTTCACCTACGGTCCGCGATGCCCGATCCCGAGACCCCTGCTTGATCGGCTTGGCTTGAAGGCGACATTTGTCGGCGGGACACTTGCGAACGTTCCGCCCGCAGCAGTCTATCGTGTGAGCCGGCGAAGACCGCGCGCGCCACTCGGTCGGACGTATGACGTGCCCTTGAGCTTGAGTCCGCATACCTTCCTTTCGTCAGACCTGGACCGATCAGCAGCCTCTGCCGAGACCAGAAATGTCGCTTCCTTCGCGTCGCATTCCATTGCGAAGGAGAGCTAA
- a CDS encoding DedA family protein translates to MDPLADLVDWIALYGILGLFSIGLAERFVPVLPSYGVLVAIGIAANNDVWSIHTAVLATTMGSFVGALTLYALVRAFGKQRSASMLYAAGKWVGLSRQRIDLTISSLRGREQSIAVTSQLIPTVRLVSPLAAGLMGTGIMKFASGLAVGIVSWNGLFIGAGYLAVTLLPGINASVLALKTLLLLIAVEAVSALVFRLHLRYAKRLGRVRDDKQNDRRAPVLSRLAFCASAGCLGHALRAGALITHDRWNLCG, encoded by the coding sequence ATGGACCCGCTCGCAGATCTCGTCGACTGGATAGCGCTCTATGGCATTCTTGGCCTTTTCTCTATCGGGCTTGCAGAGCGGTTTGTTCCGGTCCTTCCGTCGTACGGCGTTCTCGTTGCCATCGGTATTGCCGCCAACAACGATGTCTGGTCGATCCACACAGCCGTCCTCGCCACGACCATGGGGAGTTTCGTGGGCGCACTGACACTCTATGCCCTTGTTCGCGCCTTCGGGAAGCAGAGGTCTGCCTCGATGTTGTACGCAGCCGGCAAATGGGTCGGACTTTCGCGGCAGCGTATCGACCTCACAATCTCGTCCCTGCGTGGCCGGGAGCAATCAATCGCCGTTACGTCACAGCTCATCCCTACCGTCCGTCTTGTTTCACCTTTGGCTGCGGGGCTAATGGGAACAGGCATCATGAAGTTCGCTTCCGGCTTGGCCGTCGGCATCGTCTCGTGGAATGGACTGTTCATCGGTGCCGGTTACCTGGCTGTGACGTTACTTCCGGGGATCAATGCGTCGGTGCTTGCTCTGAAAACCCTACTGCTTCTAATCGCAGTGGAAGCGGTCAGCGCCTTGGTATTCCGGTTGCATCTCCGGTACGCCAAGCGCCTTGGTCGAGTGCGCGATGACAAGCAAAACGACCGACGCGCTCCTGTTCTTTCGCGCTTGGCTTTCTGCGCCTCTGCAGGTTGCCTCGGTCACGCCCTCAGGGCGGGCGCTCTCATCACTCATGACCGCTGGAATCTCTGCGGATAG
- a CDS encoding oxidoreductase — protein MSKPWTLDDMPSQQGRTILVTGTGGLGFEDALAFARAGGEVILAGRNPAKGADAVRQISEIVQCAAVTFEQVDLGNLDSIEALAERLKGRRDHLDVLINNAGVMTPPVRKTTDDGFELQFGTNYLGHFVLTARLLPLLLRAQEPRVVTLSSIAARRSNVAIDFDDLQAARSYKPMPVYSQSKLACLMFALELQRRSEKAGWGITSIAAHPGISRTDLLHNAPGRHSAQGLLRSLLWFLFQPASQGALPTLFAATSPDARGGRYYGPNRLSETRGHPTEAQIPPQAMELRVAKRLWDISEQMAGIAYEDQAATVADQVSGAQLLRQEG, from the coding sequence ATGTCTAAACCTTGGACGCTGGACGATATGCCGTCTCAGCAAGGCCGCACGATCCTTGTCACCGGAACCGGTGGCCTTGGTTTCGAGGACGCTCTCGCATTTGCCAGAGCCGGCGGCGAAGTGATCCTCGCAGGGCGCAATCCGGCCAAGGGCGCCGATGCAGTTCGGCAGATAAGCGAGATCGTGCAGTGCGCGGCCGTCACGTTCGAGCAAGTCGATCTCGGCAACCTCGATTCGATCGAGGCGCTGGCCGAGCGGCTGAAAGGCCGTCGCGATCATCTTGATGTGCTCATCAACAATGCGGGGGTCATGACGCCTCCGGTGCGCAAGACGACTGACGACGGCTTTGAATTGCAGTTCGGTACCAATTACCTCGGTCACTTTGTCCTGACCGCCCGCCTATTGCCGCTTCTGCTGCGGGCACAAGAGCCGAGGGTGGTGACGCTGTCCAGCATTGCGGCAAGACGCAGCAATGTGGCGATCGACTTTGACGATCTGCAGGCGGCGCGGAGCTACAAGCCCATGCCTGTCTACAGCCAGTCCAAACTTGCCTGCCTGATGTTCGCACTCGAACTTCAGCGGCGCAGCGAGAAGGCCGGTTGGGGAATAACCTCCATCGCAGCCCATCCTGGCATTTCGCGGACGGACCTGCTGCACAACGCACCGGGTCGCCACAGCGCGCAAGGCCTTCTTCGCTCGCTGCTGTGGTTCTTGTTTCAGCCCGCGTCCCAAGGGGCACTGCCGACCCTGTTTGCCGCCACATCTCCGGATGCCCGCGGTGGCAGGTATTATGGTCCTAATCGGCTGAGCGAAACCCGCGGCCATCCTACCGAGGCGCAAATCCCGCCACAGGCGATGGAGCTCCGTGTCGCCAAGAGACTTTGGGATATCTCGGAACAGATGGCTGGCATCGCGTATGAGGACCAAGCGGCAACGGTGGCTGATCAGGTTTCTGGCGCGCAGCTTCTCAGACAAGAGGGCTAA
- a CDS encoding aldo/keto reductase: MKYNTLGNTGLFVSELCLGTMTFGGQGIWSNMGNVQQEDAQGLITRALDHGINFIDTADIYSGGVSEEIVGQSLKNLGVRREDVVIATKVCGPIGTGPNEAGNSRTHIMNSVKASLKRLQVDYIDLYQLHNVDTVTPIEESLAALDMLVQQGLVRYVGVSNWSAWQMARAIGHSERLNLARIATTQNYYTLAGRDIEREIVPLVKAERLGLLVWSPLAGGLLSGKFGRDKQGAEGSRRTTFDFPPVAMDHAYAVIEVMERIGQRKGVSVARIALAWLLHQTHVTSVIIGAKTVGQLDDSIRSNEVSLDINELAELDAVSKLRPEYPAWMQRTRHAPERPPLAIIQAAAE; this comes from the coding sequence ATGAAATACAACACGCTCGGAAATACTGGTCTTTTCGTCTCTGAGCTTTGCCTGGGAACCATGACCTTCGGCGGCCAGGGGATCTGGTCCAACATGGGCAATGTCCAGCAGGAAGACGCCCAAGGTCTGATTACCCGTGCGCTTGACCATGGCATCAACTTCATCGATACCGCCGACATCTATTCCGGCGGCGTCTCCGAAGAAATTGTCGGCCAGTCGCTCAAGAACCTGGGCGTCCGGCGCGAGGACGTGGTGATCGCCACCAAGGTCTGCGGTCCGATTGGCACAGGTCCGAACGAGGCCGGGAACTCGCGGACGCATATCATGAACAGCGTCAAGGCGAGCCTGAAACGGCTGCAGGTCGACTACATCGACCTCTATCAACTGCACAACGTCGATACCGTGACGCCGATCGAGGAAAGCCTGGCAGCCCTCGATATGCTCGTCCAGCAGGGTCTGGTGCGTTATGTCGGCGTGTCGAACTGGTCGGCCTGGCAGATGGCGAGAGCCATTGGCCACAGCGAACGACTCAATCTCGCGAGGATCGCGACGACGCAGAACTACTACACGCTCGCCGGCCGCGATATCGAGCGGGAGATCGTCCCACTGGTCAAGGCGGAGCGGCTTGGCCTTCTCGTCTGGAGCCCGCTCGCCGGTGGTCTCCTCAGCGGCAAATTCGGGCGCGACAAGCAGGGAGCCGAAGGCAGCCGACGCACGACCTTCGACTTTCCGCCTGTCGCGATGGATCATGCCTACGCCGTCATCGAGGTCATGGAGCGCATCGGCCAGCGGAAGGGCGTGAGCGTCGCTCGCATAGCACTCGCCTGGCTGCTGCACCAAACGCACGTCACGAGCGTGATCATCGGCGCAAAGACGGTCGGTCAACTCGACGACAGCATCCGTTCGAACGAAGTGTCGCTCGACATCAACGAATTGGCCGAACTCGATGCGGTGAGCAAACTCCGCCCCGAATATCCAGCCTGGATGCAGCGAACGCGCCATGCGCCGGAACGACCGCCACTTGCGATCATCCAAGCGGCAGCAGAGTAG